In Hippocampus zosterae strain Florida chromosome 3, ASM2543408v3, whole genome shotgun sequence, a genomic segment contains:
- the phrf1 gene encoding PHD and RING finger domain-containing protein 1 isoform X3: MECLTPPLDTVPVEEWFCPECVANNNSGSAEEQNQTQTFLSTAQPTTSRSQSRAAGPIRAIARTQHSERVRANVNRHRITQARTSQLAPTDQIQSNWLDETINAVVAGLNTAIYVRDLTPCAPTRRRRKTGTRRKATKKKALSVKGKNGHSTKARRKRKGRRTTSKKTLVGKKVATPRSRIANSLGLSKDKNNFSLPTVCRPSEHTLSNMRADIGAASLSIYGDPFDLDPFVDREEDEQEESVSSLLEAKRRGISHSAFRSHQPVARPVSMGMSRHAMDIPQTGGVVEAAPVPDLLGSILSGQSLLLMDSSDVIIRRDGYLQASQAAASSSTLKPGLRERSSSEESRGFAQPVVSASLGETYSSRHLPGPSHNNFNRPHSKYFSPVPSDVSHIQPPYNPNLSSRGHKCFQPPLKNRLSSSFGVQATSGASPRGVPSSCSVSEPSSNSKTTLPLQRQPIKAPTKPVWVDVDVLPRIPKIKRDATNSSTNKSNSNSSSSMNTSGMPETALVSFAGDQNRQQDVAQQSNPERQPQNQGARSSSAFANSFSLSSSTASPSASLYNPAVSSSSSSSVSFRINISRNSWHSRRVILPSSSASGSSTQAEREKMEEAKKKQEHGDKQKLMASHTTASNKKDENVYDPFNPTVSDASSSDSEGESLASSFHGFNSVPSPAFSRDVAQSKQKLLQVKTETPESEVAQEDSRNAHLQTSSRVGSRASRVVKVEKESVLVKTENQAAFSDIEVKRQTGLADSGKDNMFGHSVKSRCGSETPVTFSPHSREHLKIEEASGQRVITSKNVPQNKVDSSSSGSCFMKAKPKEKIKSDPTAPEKKTSTTTLLYQQQHLTSSIVASDRDKTKDHLVSKQGDQLKKIDKDRERRSRSRERRIHSMSESSQSSSPKTTVKKRRRRSRSGSSSSTAEHSSRKKYKESNQESSNSGHEKRGASNEKTRHLRSRSRSGGRTKDHRRGRSCSKSPSKSPYRSRSKESRKEHTHSCHEDVKSRPKDKRRPRSSSSSRERRKVDSSSENLTKSSVSCFSSSKYDKDPKESRVPQSSGKEETIPEVKKHVSKCTFVAKVKKEDENADIMAISKGIKKERNIVKEVKKDKQEFIDMFQRSPIPPQSEKEDRPSTIQEIKKEPVKVEVSKTMKTEETCEITRIKPEPVSAELPVTSPHTSVGQQESPKHFQPNGKGLANQASAIELKVPMKQAPESDEGISVDMLRHCLDCVKQEHAEGIGAKVKQEGKIEAQHLPTASKNKIQGKRVTWNIQVPDGAQPDKCASKRALYKKKLKQEATHRPPSMTSSQDTSGPGSVSDSSKRDDGTLPTGSGCQAYLKKLHMQERAIEEVKLAIKPFYQKRDINKEEYKAILRKAVQKVCHSKSGEINPVKVGNLVKAYVDKYKHARKHQKSETKPTKTS, encoded by the exons ATGGAATGTCTCACGCCACCTCTGGACACCGTACCTGTTGAGGAATGGTTCTGTCCTGAATGTGTTGCTAATAACAACTCAG gttCAGCAGAAGAACAGAATCAAACCCAAACGTTCCTATCTACTGCTCAGCCAACCACCAGCCGTTCCCAGTCCCGAGCTGCAGGTCCAATACGAGCCATCGCCCGTACTCAGCACAGTGAGCGGGTTCGGGCCAATGTGAATCGACATCGTATCACACAGGCACGCACGTCGCAG CTGGCTCCAACAGACCAAATCCAGTCTAATTGGCTGGATGAGACCATCAATGCAGTGGTTGCTGGGCTGAACACAGCTATATATGTAAGGGACCTCACACCGTGTGCTCCAACCAGACGCAGGCGCAAGACTG GAACACGCCGAAAGGCCACAAAAAAGAAGGCGCTCTCTGTTAAGGGTAAAAATGGTCATTCAACAAAAGCTAGGAGGAAACGTAAAGGCAGGAGAACTACATCCAAAAAGACACTG GTGGGGAAAAAGGTAGCGACTCCTCGAAGCCGCATTGCCAATAGTCTCGGACTGTCAAAGGACAAGAACAACTTTTCACTTCCTACTGTGTGTCGACCCTCAGAGCACACCCTAAGCAATATGCGTGCTGACATAGGTGCTGCATCCCTTTCAATATATGGGGATCCTTTTGATCTGGATCCTTTTGTAGATCG TGAAGAGGATGAGCAAGAAGAAAGCGTTTCGTCGTTGTTGGAGGCAAAGAGACGAGGGATCTCACATTCTGCTTTTCGCTCTCATCAGCCTGTTGCTCGACCTGTCAGTATGGGCATGTCAAG GCATGCTATGGATATTCCCCAAACTGGAGGTGTTGTGGAGGCAGCACCAGTGCCCGACCTGCTGGGGAGCATTCTTTCAGGGCAAAGCCTGCTCTTGATGGACAGCTCTGATGTCATCATTCGTCGTGATGGTTATCTTCAAGCCTCTCAAGCAG CTGCAAGTTCGTCGACATTGAAGCCGGGATTAAGAGAGCGCAGTAGCTCAGAGGAATCCCGTGGTTTTGCCCAGCCAGTTGTTTCAGCCAGCCTAGGAGAAACTTATTCATCCAGACATTTACCAGGACCCTCCCACAACAACTTTAACAGACCGCATTCCAAGTATTTCTCTCCAGTACCTTCAGATGTCAGCCATATCCAGCCTCCTTATAATCCCAATTTGTCATCGAGAGGTCATAAGTGTTTCCAGCCGCCTCTTAAAAACCGACTATCATCATCGTTTGGTGTCCAGGCAACCAGCGGCGCTTCCCCACGTGGCGTCCCTTCATCCTGTAGCGTTTCGGAACCAAGCTCTAATAGCAAAACAACACTTCCATTACAACGTCAACCTATCAAAGCACCTACAAAGCCTGTGTGGGTAGATGTGGACGTTCTGCCACGAATACCAAAAATCAAACGAGATGCCACAAATAGTAGCACTAACAAAAGCAATAGTAATTCTTCCTCCAGTATGAATACTTCTGGCATGCCTGAGACGGCATTGGTCAGCTTTGCTGGGGACCAAAACAGGCAGCAAGATGTTGCCCAACAAAGCAACCCTGAGCGCCAGCCTCAAAATCAAGGAGCTAGGTCCTCTTCAGCCTTCGCCAACTCATTCTCTCTTTCCTCCTCCACTGCCTCTCCTTCTGCGTCACTCTACAATCCAGCAGTgtcttcctcatcttcatcatccgTCAGCTTCCGCATTAACATCAGCAGGAACTCGTGGCATTCACGACGAGTCATTCTCCCATCATCATCTGCTAGTGGAAGTAGCACGCAGGCTGAAAGAGAGAAGATGGAAGAGGCAAAGAAGAAACAAGAGCACGGAGATAAACAGAAGCTGATGGCATCACACACAACTGCCAGTAACAAAAAAGATGAGAATGTCTATGACCCCTTTAATCCAACCGTGTCAGACGCAAGCAGTTCCGACAGTGAAGGTGAGAGCTTGGCTAGCAGCTTTCATGGATTTAATTCGGTTCCCAGTCCAGCGTTCAGTCGCGATGTAGCACAAAGTAAGCAGAAGCTGCTTCAAGTGAAAACTGAAACACCTGAGAGTGAAGTCGCACAGGAAGACTCGAGGAATGCTCATTTACAGACCTCTTCCCGGGTGGGCAGCCGCGCTTCAAGAGTTGTCAAAGTTGAAAAAGAATCAGTACTGGTTAAAACTGAGAACCAAGCAGCATTTAGTGACATCGAGGTTAAGAGGCAAACAGGACTGGCTGATTCAGGAAAAGACAACATGTTTGGACACAGTGTGAAAAGTCGTTGCGGTTCAGAAACACCAGTCACGTTTTCGCCTCACAGCCGAGAGCATTTAAAGATCGAGGAGGCAAGTGGGCAGAGAGTCATTACTTCCAAAAATGTCCCCCAGAACAAGGTTGATTCTTCAAGTTCTGGATCATGTTTTATGAAGGCAAAACCAAAGGAAAAAATCAAATCTGATCCCACGGCACCTGAAAAGAAAACTTCCACCACAACACTTCTATATCAGCAACAACACTTGACTTCAAGCATCGTAGCATCTGACAGAGACAAGACTAAGGACCATCTTGTCTCCAAGCAAGGAGACCAGCTGAAGAAAATAGACAAAGACAGAGAAAGACGGTCAAGGTCACGAGAGAGAAGGATACATTCAATGTCGGAAAGTTCTCAGTCGAGTTCTCCCAAGACCACTGTAAAAAAACGACGACGGAGATCAAG GTCTGGCTCCAGCTCAAGCACCGCAGAGCattcaagcagaaaaaaatataaagaaagCAATCAGGAAAGCAGCAACAGTGGCCATGAGAAAAGAGGGGCGTCAAATGAGAAGACACGTCATCTACGCTCCAGATCACGGTCCGGAGGTAGAACCAAGGACCATAGACGTGGACGCTCCTGCTCAAAATCCCCATCAAAGTCACCATACAGGTCCAGATCGAAAGAAAGTaggaaagaacacacacactcgtgtcATGAGGATGTGAAGTCTCGACCAAAAGACAAAAGGAGACCCCGGTCCAGCTCAAGCTCAAGAGAGAGAAGGAAAGTGGATAGTTCATCTGAAAATCTAACAAAAAGTTCAGTGTCCTGTTTTTCATCCTCAAAATATGACAAGGACCCCAAGGAAAGCCGTGTCCCACAAAGTTCTGGAAAAGAGGAAACAATTCCAGAAGTAAAAAAACACGTGTCCAAATGTACCTTTGTTGCAAAAGTTAAGAAGGAAGATGAGAATGCAGACATTATGGCCATATCTAAAGGaattaagaaagaaagaaacattgtTAAAGAGGTAAAGAAAGATAAGCAAGAATTTATAGATATGTTTCAACGTTCTCCCATCCCTCCACAGTCAGAGAAAGAAGATCGACCTTCAACAATccaagagataaaaaaagagccTGTCAAGGTAGAAGTGTCTAAAACAATGAAAACGGAAGAAACTTGTGAAATCACTCGAATCAAACCGGAGCCAGTGTCCGCAGAATTGCCAGTCACCTCGCCTCACACCTCAGTCGGTCAGCAGGAGTCACCGAAGCACTTTCAGCCCAATGGCAAGGGCCTCGCGAACCAGGCAAGCGCAATCGAGTTGAAAGTCCCAATGAAGCAGGCCCCAGAATCTGATGAGGGCATCTCTGTGGATATGTTGCGTCACTGCCTTGACTGTGTGAAGCAAGAGCACGCCGAGGGCATTGGTGCCAAAGTCAAACAGGAAGGGAAAATTGAGGCACAACATCTGCCAACTGCATCTAAAAATAAGATTCAAGGGAAGAGGGTGACGTGGAATATACAAGTGCCTGATGGAGCGCAACCAGACAAATGTGCGAGCA AGCGGgctttgtataaaaaaaagctgaagcagGAAGCTACTCACAGACCCCCATCCATGACCAGCAGCCAG GACACAAGTGGACCTGGTTCAGTCAGTGATTCATCCAAGAGAGACGACGGCACTCTGCCAACCGGCAGCGGCTGTCAGGCGTATTTGAAGAAACTTCACATGCAGGAGCGAGCCATTGAAGAGGTGAAACTAGCCATCAAACCTTTCTACCAAAAGAGAGACATCAACAAGGAGGAATATAAGGCGATTCTACGCAAAGCTGTGCAGAAG GTGTGCCACAGCAAGAGTGGGGAAATTAACCCGGTGAAGGTGGGCAATCTGGTAAAGGCTTATGTGGACAAATACAAACATGCTCGCAAACATCAGAAATCAGAGACGAAACCCACGAAGACGTCTTGA